The Microtus ochrogaster isolate Prairie Vole_2 chromosome 10, MicOch1.0, whole genome shotgun sequence genome contains the following window.
tagccaggtggctggggtgctggggacgcagccccgccgctcctaatactacactcttcttccttctctctcccttgcgTCCCAGTCATGAGATGAACAGGCTTCCAACCACACTGCAGCCTCACCACAGGCACAGAAGCCAACTGACCATGCCCAAGACCTCCAATTTAAGCCAGCTCTCCTCTCTTTAAAAGTTAATTCATCTCTGGTATTCGCCACAGTAACCGCAAGCCttacctccttcttcctcctgccagAACTGAGCATCAGTGTAGAATACCAGGCCAGAGCCGCCCTTCTCCCACTTGAGCTCAATCTCTTCCTCAAAGAGCCGCTCGGTTGTCCGCTCCTGCCTGGTCACGTCCTCGTGCAGAGCCTCATGACGCTCCCACTCCTCACACCGGTCATCAtcctgggagaaggggagaaaggggcgACCTGTGTGTCTGACTCCAGACTGCAGGCCTAGGAGGAGTCTCAGGCCCAGCAGGGGACACGGGACCTTGACCACAGCATGTGTTTTCAGGCACCTCCACCTTGAGACCTTGACAACACCTGCTGCCAGCCCTCTGCtgctcaccccaccccatccgCTCTCAGTTCTGTGCTACTGACCACAGTTCCTCCTCCATGCCGCTTCTCTGCTTGCTCAAACCCTCAGCTGAGACCCCAGCCTACACAAAGCCCGCTCAGTCTATAGCTCTCTCTAGTGTGTAAATCGGTGTACACCATTTAAGCCTTTCTTAATTATGTCATCTCCTGCCCTTCCTATAACTGGGTTCCTAGAATAATCCCAGTGGCTCTGTGAGGTAAGTGctgttatttccattttacaggaGGGAACCGAAGACAGAGGTAAGGCTGCCCCCACACTGCCAAGAGCAGCCGAACCAGCAGGCAATCCCAGGCCATCTTCACACAGCCTTCCACACTCTGTCTTTCTTGTTTCAACATTTAGGTTCTTCCAGGGCAGAAAATGGATCATGGGATGTCTTTGAGCACTAGTTCTTACTACAATGTGCTCAACTGGACTTGTGGAATGACAGGATGACTCTTGGCTTGACTCCCCTGGGGCcctatgctgtgggataatgctcttgaacactataaagatttgtcacttgtactggtttaataaacactgattggccaatagctaggcaggaagtataggagggccaaccagaataggagaattctggaaagaagaaaggctcagtctgcaatcACTAGGCAAacatagaggaagcaaaatgagaataacttactgagaaaaggcaccaagccacatggctaaacataggtaagaataatgggttaatttaagttgtaagagctagttagtgataAGCCTGAGCAAAAGgtaaaatagtttataattaataataaacaataaataattatttattatattattatagtttataattgataattaataattgataataattaatgaaaaaggcttctctgtgtgtttgagaccgAACAGCTGCCGGACCAGGTGGGATAGTAACTTCTGTCTCCAAAtcctggcctggcctctgcaAGAGACGAGCAGAGGGCTGCACCTACTCACATCATCGGAGTGTgactcctcttcttcctgcagCCCTTCATCCTCAGGCTCATCCAAGAGGCTGGCTGGTGGTTCTTCCAAGAAGGTTTCCTGGGGGATCTCCTCCCCCTCGGCAGTGTACACATGCTCTTCCTGCTCCACGGTCTCCGAGTCCTCATATTCAAAGGGCACATTGCCATAGCGACGGGAGGAGCCTGTCTTCGggaactggagctgcagctgCGTGATGATTCGAGGTGGAAGACGGCAGGCCCGGATCAAGTCCAGAAAGACCCGCAAGGGTGTGCCCACGTTGCCATTGGGCATTAGCACTGGTGGATTCAGCTCTGGTAGCTGCTTCAGGTCGGACAAAGTAAAAGCTTCATTTGCTGCCTTTCGACTCTGTAGCTCCTTCCGGGTTTTAAAGGGAAAGGGCTCCAAATCttagggaagggggagaagaatgGATATTAAAATCCTCGACATTTGCACTAATATTCAAGTCAGAAGTAAATCTCACTTTGAAGTTGTTTCCTGTCAGGCATGGTGGTCTACATCTGTGAGACCAGCACCCAGGGAATTGAGGCAAGAGGAGGTAGGTAGGAGGCCAGTTAGGCCACATAGTAAGACATCTCAAAGAAGGGCTAACAAGATGAACTTCCTCCAAGCTGGATGGTTTGAGTAGATCTGGCAGAAGGTGAGAACTGGCTCccgtaagctgtcctctgacctccccactagagtcacagcacatgtgtgtctTCTACCTCcacaaaacaaatgtaatttaaacaaatgtttttgtgtatatacctgagtgtgtgtatgtatatgtatcacatgCATAaaggagcctgtggaggtcagatccacagactggagttacaggcagctgtgagctgctgtgcaggtgctgggaactgagaatcctctgcaaaagcatgAACTTAAGTGCATTTAACTTGTGAGCCAGATGTATTTCCTGTCTAGCCCTTGTATTTCCTGTTTCCCTGGAGGAATACACAGCTTTCTCCAACATCTGCCTCCTGGCGATTGGCTTTCATTGGCACCAGAGATAGAATCATTACCTCTCAACTAGATCTGGAGCCCTATGCTGACTGTCACCAATCCCCACTGCACATGTCTTGTATTCCAGGCAcatcaaatgatttttttaaattattatttgctCGATTATTGTGTTATGTGCATGTACACCACAGTGCTcctatggaggtcagatgatAACATGCTATAGTTGGTCTTCTCCTTTACCATGGGGGTCTTAgagatccaactcaggtcttcCGTTCTGGCAGTAAGCACCCTTACTCATCTTGGTCATCTTGGTAGCCCAGGATTGTTTCAAgaagtcaataaaaaaatgatGGACTGGTTAGATATGGTGGTAAAcacttataattccagcatttgagaggcaagggcaggaggatcaggaaatcaaggttatttcttttatttatttttgagataggccAGGTATGTAtgacctgtagaccaggctggtcttgaactaaaagatctgcttgcctttcctgggattaagggcgtgctcTACCGTGCCTGGTTCAAAGTCATTCTAACATAGTTTGAGACACAGGGAAGCAACTCATTACTCTCATGCAGTATACCCTGATAAGACATTGTTCAGAAAGATTCTGCCAAAACCATAACcttgctcacatacacacaaaaaatcatTTTCTGAAGACATCTGCTCAACAACTGTTTGTTCAACCTTGAACTGACACCACTGGGTTGCTGGGTCCCAACATCTTcctcaggggtgggggtgagaaggTGTAGTGTCAGTGTCTGAGGTAAAAGGCGTACAGCAGACATAGTCATTTTTTTTNNNNNNNNNNNNNNNNNNNNNNNNNNNNNNNNNNNNNNNNNNNNNNNNNNNNNNNNNNNNNNNNNNNNNNNNNNNNNNNNNNNNNNNNNNNNNNNNNNNNNNNNNNNNNNNNNNNNNNNNNNNNNNNNNNNNNNNNNNNNNNNNNNNNNNNNNNNNNNNNNNNNNNNNNNNNNNNNNNNNNNNNNNNNNNNNNNNNNNNNNNNNNNNNNNNNNNNNNNNNNNNNNNNNNNNNNNNNNNNNNNNNNNNNNNNNNNNNNNNNNNNNNNNNNNNNNNNNNNNNNNNNNNNNNNNNNNNNNNNNNNNNNNNNNNNNNNNNNNNNNNNNNNNNNNNNNNNNNNNNNNNNNNNNNNNNNNNNNNNNNNNNNNNNNNNNNNNNNNNNNNNNNNNNNNNNNNNNNNNNNNNNNNNNNNNNNNNNNNNNNNNNNNNNNNNNNNNNNNNNNNNNNNNNNNNNNNNNNNNNNNNNNNNNNNNNNNNNNNNNNNNNNNNNNNNNNNNNNNNNNNNNNNNNNNNNNNNNNNNNNNNNNNNNNNNNNNNNNNNNNNNNNNNNNNNNNNNNNNNNNNNNNNNNNNNNNNNNNNNNNNNNNNNNNNNNNNNNNNNNNNNNNTTTTTGTCTTTTGTCTGAGTGACACTAAATAGCAAATTATGGCTGAAAACGTGAACTTTGTCCAAAACTGATTTAAAACTCCTAAACGGTGACAAGCAGAGGTCTGACCTATCTCCACTACCCAGGGAATGTGCCTCCGTTCTGAGGCCTGTAAGTCCAGtccattctctctcccttacCTGAAGCCTCAGTGGGTATCCTCAGTCTGCGGATGAGACAACGACCCGGGAGCCAGGTCCCCTCAGAGTCCAGCCACCGGCGGCCCGAGTACATGCGAAGCAGCCTCTGAGCTTGCGCCACTCCCGGCACCGAGACGACGCAGCAGCAGGTGCGGCTCTGGACGGGAGCAGAGTTCCGGGCGGGGACAGCGCGGGCATCGGGGGCTGCAGTCTGGGTGAGATCCGGATCCTCAGCAGCAGGGTCGGGGGCAGCTCGGGCCGCGTCGGGAGCCGCCGCCTGCGGAGGGCCCCTCTCCGGCCGATGTCGGTAGTGGAAACACAGAAAGCCTCCGCCGCGCTGCTCCCGGAACTGGCTGAAGTAGTTCCGTAGCTGGGCCGAGCGTAACCCGGGAGGGATACCACTCACCACCAGGTACACCGCCGACTCTTCGTCCACCTCCCTGGGCGTCGCCATCTTAGACTGTCACATGATCACTTGGCGTCAACTCTCGCGAGAACACCACAACTCGGATTCTGGCGTCTGCTTTTCCAGAGTGCGAACCTTTTGACCGTTTGGTCCTTCAAGTTATGTTTTGGCTGCTCTTGGGCCAAAGCCGTTTTCAGATCCACAGATGATGGGGAACTCCTCTTATTgtctgggctgtagctcagtgagaACCGGTTCTAAGGAGGAACCAGCGTGGGGCGTCGGGGAGGCTGAGCCAGAAGGGCTGGCGGGAGTTTGATGTGCGACCGGACATGATTACCAATCCAACCAATGCTACATAACAAGATTGTatctaaaataaaagttgaaaacgCAGGacgtggtgacacacgcctttaatcccagttcttgggaagcaggcggatctctgtgagttcaagaccagagacgagaaagagagacagagagagcctgtcttggGTCGGAGTcgggtgaagagatggctcagaattaCGAGCTACTCTTAACAGAGTACCTGGCTTGAATTACTAGCATCTACATGCTACATGGAGCCTCATACATGGAGCCTTATACATCGTAACTCCAATTTCAGTGCTCTGACCTCTAAAGTAccggcacacacatggtgtgcatacatacatacatgcaggcgaaactctatacacataaatttttaacaaaaaatttagaaagaaacaaaataaaaacaagtatctggaaatggagagatgatttagaagttaagagcacccACTGCTATTCccgaggtcctaaattcaattcccagcaaccacatggtggctcacaaccatctgtaataggatctgatgccatcttctggcatgcaggcagaacacggtatacataataaataaaatctttttttNNNNNNNNNNNNNNNNNNNNNNNNNNNNNNNNNNNNNNNNNNNNNNNNNNNNNNNNNNNNNNNNNNNNNNNNNNNNNNNNNNNNNNNNNNNNNNNNNNNNNNNNNNNNNNNNNNNNNNNNNNNNNNNNNNNNNNNNNNNNNNNNNNNNNNNNNNNNNNNNNNNNNNNNNNNNNNNNNNNNNNNNNNNNNNNNNNNNNNNNNNNNNNNNNNNNNNNNNNNNNNNNNNNNNNNNNNNNNNNNNNNNNNNNNNNNNNNNNNNNNNNNNNNNNNNNNNNNNNNNNNNNNNNNNNNNNNNNNNNNNNNNNNNNNNNNNNNNNNNNNNNNNNNNNNNNNNNNNNNNNNNNNNNNNNNNNNNNNNNNNNNaaaaaacaaggagaaaacgTGTATGGATGTAGGGAGCTATTCCCAGACGTCAtaggttattaaatgaaaacccTAGTACCCTCAGTGGACTACCACAGGGTGTTTGGTTCCTCCCGCACAAACAGCATGGATACTGTGACTACTGGAAGTGCAACACCTGTGTGCAGTGCTCAGGGAGGCCAGGGAGCCTTCAGAACTGGagcaggcagttgggagctgccacaTGGGTTTTAGAACCCCAACCCAGACCCTCTTGAaaagcagcacatgctcttatCACTGAGCCATTCCCCTAGCCTCATGGTGGTTGCATTCCTGAACTCTGTAACAACTGCAGATCTGGACAAAACAATGGCTCTTCAACCTCCTGTCATGTAGGGTGGGAAGGCTCTGAACACCCTCGCTCAGAATCTATATGCTGCTGAAGGTGAAGGGTTATTCTGTAGCaatttcctctgaattgaaacatTCTGTCCTGGGTGGATGGTCCCCCAGTCTTCCCACGTAAACAATGGGAGGTAGAGAAATAACACGGGTTCAGAGCTCCGGCTCAGGTTCACTTGGCAGTTTACAACGCTGTAtgactccagtcccaagggatctgactccttcttgtgtcctctgagggcaccagacatgcacatgatgcacagataCACGTGCAAGCCAAACAACCATAAgtgtaaaataaaatggagaaaagcaaacaactcacaagtctcagtTCCTAAAACATACAAGATTCACAAAGTCCTCCTCAAAGAGATAAGCAGTAAGGGCTGCTGGGGAAAAGAGACTTTCTACCCTGTCTAGCTGCCTGCAAGTACAGTGGGGAACTGCAGAGATGCAGCTTTTGTGAGTCATCACCCCTGCTGGGGTGACTTTTCCATAATGCAACTGACTGCTTTTAAGTCATCTAAACTACGATAAGAAACCCTCACACATACTGATATCCTGTGAATAAACTCCAATAAATCCATTAGTTCACCATGCTGGACACTAAGAGAATCATTGCTGATCAATTTTATGCAGACTTTACTCTATCGTTGGTTCCCTGTCTGGGGTGAGAaggtaattattattttttctccagAAAAGTCACActaaagggaggaagaggcattTTCTTTAGTAGTGTAGCCACCGGTAAGGTGTCAATGCTCCTGAAAACACCCCCTTAGCCGTGCTCCTGTAAAAAGAAGCTCATAGGttcactaaaaaaaaacaaaaacaaactaaaataactggcagttgcacacgcctttaatatgagcatttaggaggcagaggcaggtggagctctgcaatttgaagacagcctggtgtacagagggagtttcaggacagccagagagaatgcctgtcttgaaaaaaaaaagtataaggtGTTTgaggctgcagaaatggctcagcagttaagagcgcttgttgctcttgcagatgtcccatgtttgattcccagcacccacatgcatggCAGCTGGAAACTGCAGCTCCAGTTGCAGGATATccaaacaccttcttctggtctctacaggcacTAGGCACGCACAAGCTGCATAgatatccatgcaggcaaaacaccctcaCACATAAAGAAATTTTTTACACgtaaaatttttaaaggattaaaaaaagaGAGCAGGNNNNNNNNNNNNNNNNNNNNNNNNNNNNNNNNNNNNNNNNNNNNNNNNNNNNNNNNNNNNNNNNNNNNNNNNNNNNNNNNNNNNNNNNNNNNNNNNNNNNNNNNNNNNNNNNNNNNNNNNNNNNNNNNNNNNNNNNNNNNNNNNNNNNNNNNNNNNNNNNNNNNNNNNNNNNNNNNNNNNNNNNNNNNNNNNNNNNNNNNNNNNNNNNNNNNNNNNNNNNNNNNNNNNNNNNNNNNNNNNNNNNNNNNNNNNNNNNNNNNNNNNNNNNNNNNNNNNNNNNNNNNNNNNNNNNNNNNNNNNNNNNNNNNNNNNNNNNNNNNNNNNNNNNNNNNNNNNNNNNNNNNNNNNNNNNNNNNNNNNNNNNNNNNNNNNNNNNNNNNNNNNNNNNNNNNNNNNNNNNNNNNNNNNNNNNNNNNNNNNNNNNNNNNNNNNNNNNNNNNNNNNNNNNNNNNNNNNNNNNNNNNNNNNNNNNNNNNNNNNNNNNNNNNNNNNNNNNNNNNNNNNNNNNNNNNNNNNNNNNNNNNNNNNNNNNNNNNNNNNNNNNNNNNNNNNNNNNNNNNNNNNNNNNNNNNNNNNNNNNNNNNNNNNNNNNNNNNNNNNNNNNNNNNNNNNNNNNNNNNNNNNNNNNNNNNNNNNNNNNNNNNNNNNNNNNNNNNNNNNNNNNNNNNNNNNNNNNNNNNNNNNNNNNNNNNNNNNNNNNNNNNNNNNNNNNNNNNNNNNNNNNNNNNNNNNNNNNNNNNNNNNNNNNNNNNNNNNNNNNNNNNNNNNNNNNNNNNNNNNNNNNNNNNNNNNNNNNNNNNNNNNNNNNNNNNNNNNNNNNNNNNNNNNNNNNNNNNNNNNNNNNNNNNNNNNNNNNNNNNNNNNNNNNNNNNNNNNNNNNNNNNNNNNNNNNNNNNNNNNNNNNNNNNNNNNNNNNNNNNNNNNNNNNNNNNNNNNNNNNNNNNNNNNNNNNNNNNNNNNNNNNNNNNNNNNNNNNNNNNNNNNNNNNNNNNNNNNNNNNNNNNNNNNNNNNNNNNNNNNNNNNNNNNNNNNNNNNNNNNNNNNNNNNNNNNNNNNNNNNNNNNNNNNNNNNNNNNNNNNNNNNNNNNNNNNNNNNNNNNNNNNNNNNNNNNNNNNNNNNNNNNNNNNNNNNNNNNNNNNNNNNNNNNNNNNNNNNNNNNNNNNNNNNNNNNNNNNNNNNNNNNNNNNNNNNNNNNNNNNNNNNNNNNNNNNNNNNNNNNNNNNNNNNNNNNNNNNNNNNNNNNNNNNNNNNNNNNNNNNNNNNNNNNNNNNNNNNNNNNNNNNNNNNNNNNNNNNNNNNNNNNNNNNNNNNNNNNNNNNNNNNNNNNNNNNNNNNNNNNNNNNNNNNNNNNNNNNNNNNNNNNNNNNNNNNNNNNNNNNNNNNNNNNNNNNNNNNNNNNNNNNNNNNNNNNNNNNNNNNNNNNNNNNNNNNNNNNNNNNNNNNNNNNNNNNNNNNNNNNNNNNNNNNNNNNNNNNNNNNNNNNNNNNNNNNNNNNNNNNNNNNNNNNNNNNNNNNNNNNNNNNNNNNNNNNNNNNNNNNNNNNNNNNNNNNNNNNNNNNNNNNNNNNNNNNNNNNNNNNNNNNNNNNNNNNNNNNNNNNNNNNNNNNNNNNNNNNNNNNNNNNNNNNNNNNNNNNNNNNNNNNNNNNNNNNNNNNNNNNNNNNNNNNNNNNNNNNNNNNNNNNNNNNNNNNNNNNNNNNNNNNNNNNNNNNNNNNNNNNNNNNNNNNNNNNNNNNNNNNNNNNNNNNNNNNNNNttaagagcattgcctgctcttccaaaggtcctgagttcaattcccagcaaccacatggtggctcacaaccatctgtaatgaggcctggtgccctcttctggcctgcagtcatacacacagatagaatattgtatacataataaataaaaaaaaaacagaatttagggatatataaataaataatctttaaaccaGAAAAAGCCCAGGGTACTCAAATAGTCTCAGTACCTaggagggtggggcaggggctGACTACAGAGCATAAACTTGTCTTAATCATAAATGGggggaaatgagagaaagaaagcaaagaaattatTAACTGAAAATTAGGATAGTCGTTGGCCTTGGgggaatgatggaggaagagcCTCCAAGGCTGGTGATGATAATGACTGATGTGACAGTGGGGGCCACTAGGCTGCTATCCTTTGTGTTTTGTAGATATGGCCTGTAacagacagagcttctctgtgtagccctggctatcctacagctcacactgtagaccaggctggcctcgaactcacagaactctgcctcccaagtgttggtatgaAAGATGTGtcatcatgggctggagagatgctccgtggttaagagcactgactgctcttccatggggcctgggttgaattcccagcacccacacaacagctcacaacaCTCTGTAagtccaattccaggggatctgactccctcatacaagacaaacatacaggccaaacaccaatgcacataaaaaaagaaaagattaagatAGTGActttggtaggaaaaaaaaaagaaaagatatatcaTTACACCTGGCTTCCAatatccttctttttttcccccttttgtttttttgagacagtgtttctctgtttagccctagctacttagctgtcctgaaactcgctctgtagaccagtctggccttgaactcacagagatccacctgcctctgtctcccaagtgctgggattacaggcacgtacTACCACCgccctgcttcaaaaaataattcttttgccgggcagtggtggtgcaNNNNNNNNNNNNNNNNNNNNNNNNNNNNNNNNNNNNNNNNNNNNNNNNNNNNNNNNNNNNNNNNNNNNNNNNNNNNNNNNNNNNNNNNNNNNNNNNNNNNNNNNNNNNNNNNNNNNNNNNNNNNNNNNNNNNNNNNNNNNNNNNNNNNNNNNNNNNNNNNNNNNNNNNNNNNNNNNNNNNNNNNNNNNNNNNNNNNNNNNNNNNNNNNNNNNNNNNNNNNNNNNNNNNNNNNNNNNNNNNNNNNNNNNNNNNNNNNNNNNNNNNNNNNNNNNNNNNNNNNNNNNNNNNNNNNNNNNNNNNNNNNNNNNNNNNNNNNNNNNNNNNNNNNNNNNNNNNNNNNNNNNNNNNNNNNNNNNNNNNNNNNNNNNNNNNNNNNNNNNNNNNNNNNNNNNNNNNNNNNNNNNNNNNNNNNNNNNNNNNNNNNNNNNNNNNNNNNNNNNNNNNNNNNNNNNNNNNNNNNNNNNNNNNNNNNNNNNNNNNNNNNNNNNNNNNNNNNNNNNNNNNNNNNNNNNNNNNNNNNNNNNNNNNNNNNNNNNNNNNNNNNNNNNNNNNNNNNNNNNNNNNNNNNNNNNNNNNNNNNNNNNNNNNNNNNNNNNNNNNNNNNNNNNNNNNNNNNNNNNNNNNNNNNNNNNNNNNNNNNNNNNNNNNNNNNNNNNNNNNNNNNNNNNNNNNNNNNNNNNNNNNNNNNNNNNNNNNNNNNNNNNNNNNNNNNNNNNNNNNNNNNNNNNNNNNNNNNNNNNNNNNNNNNNNNNNNNNNNNNNNNNNNNNNNNNNNNNNNNNNNNNNNNNNNNNNNNNNNNNNNNNNNNNNNNNNNNNNNNNNNNNNNNNNNNNNNNNNNNNNNNNNNNNNNNNNNNNNNNNNNNNNNNNNNNNNNNNNNNNNNNNNNNNNNNNNNNNNNNNNNNNNNNNNNNNNNNNNNNNNNNNNNNNNNNNNNNNNNNNNNNNNNNNNNNNNNNNNNNNNNNNNNNNNNNNNNNNNNNNNNNNNNNNNNNNNNNNNNNNNNNNNNNNNNNNNNNNNNNNNNNNNNNNNNNNNNNNNNNNNNNNNNNNNNNNNNNNNNNNNNNNNNNNNNNNNNNNNNNNNNNNNNNNNNNNNNNNNNNNNNNNNNNNNNNNNNNNNNNNNNNNNNNNNNNNNNNNNNNNNNNNNNNNNNNNNNNNNNNNNNNNNNNNNNNNNNNNNNNNNNNNNNNNNNNNNNNNNNNNNNNNNNNNNNNNNNNNNNNNNNNNNNNNNNNNNNNNNNNNNNNNNNNNNNNNNNNNNNNNNNNNNNNNNNNNNNNNNNNNNNNNNNNNNNNNNNNNNNNNNNNNNNNNNNNNNNNNNNNNNNNNNNNNNNNNNNNNNNNNNNNNNNNNNNNNNNNNNNNNNNNNNNNNNNNNNNNNNNNNNNNNNNNNNNNNNNNNNNNNNNNNNNNNNNNNNNNNNNNNNNNNNNNNNNNNNNNNNNNNNNNNNNNNNNNNNNNNNNNNNNNNNNNNNNNNNNNNNNNNNNNNNNNNNNNNNNNNNNNNNNNNNNNNNNNNNNNNNNNNNNNNNNNNNNNNNNNNNNNNNNNNNNNNNNNNNNNNNNNNNNNNNNNNNNNNNNNNNNNNNNNNNNNNNNNNNNNNNNNNNNNNNNNNNNNNNNNNNNNNNNNNNNNNNNNNNNNNNNNNTGCTGGGGCTGCTGATGGGTGCCACCTCCTCGCTCCTTTGTGAACCCTTCTCAAAGTTTTCCACCATACTGGATTTCTAGATTCACACCCCCAGGTCCATCTCCTGCTGCCCCCAGGCCCACGAGGTCCCAGGTCACATGTACCTGCATCATTGCAAATACAATACAATGCACAGATGTAAACACACACCTGCACTGCTGAGTGTACCTGCGTACATGCAAGTACAATGTACAGATGTAAATGCACACCTGCACTGCTGAGTGTACCTGCGTACATGCAAGTACAATGCACAGATGTAAACACACACCTGCACTGCTGAGTGTACCTGCATCATTGCAAATACAATACAATGCACAGATGTAAACACACACCTGCACTGTTGAGTGTATCTGTGTACATGCAAATACAATGTACAGCTATGAACAAGTAAGCAGCCATTGCTCAAGCAAGTTAATTTGTAATATTCATAAAATGCGAAGCAAACCATATGTTCATCAGCATAATAGGCAAATGAGTGGCAGAAATGCGATTTTTTTACAACAATGGCGATCAATAGTCACTGCCACACAGAACAGTTGGGTGACGCAGAGACATCACTGAGTGAAAAAGACAAATggggggctacagagatggcacAAAGGTGAAGAGcgctggctcctcttccagaggtcctgggtgaGGTTCCCTGCACCCACGTCACAGATCACGGTTCTCTGTAAGGAATCTGAGGTCCTTCTGGCCTCAAACGGTATCAGGGACTCAAGCAGTGCACTAGACAAGCGTGCAGGCAGACTACCCGCAcatataaatagtaaaataaaaacatggtaaacaggccgggcggtggtggtgcatgactttaatcctgggactctggaggcagaggcagatggatctctgtgagtttgaggccagcctggtctagtttcaggacagttaagtagctaaggctacacagagaaacactgcctttttaaaaaaatatttatttatttattatgtatacaatttctatatgtatgcctgcaggccagaagcaggcaccagacctcattacagatggctgtgagccaccatgtggttgctgggaattgaactcaggacctttggaagagcaggcaatgctcttaaccactgagccatctctccagcccgagaaacactgtcagaaagaaagaaagaaagaaagaaagaaagaaagaaagaaagaaagaaagaaagaaaaaaagaaaagcaggaaatatCTCATGTAGATTCTCATAGAAGCATATAAGATGAGCAAtcccatttttaagttttttgctttctttcttttctggttttttttttaatgtgtagaccaggctgtcctcgaactcatgatcctcctgcctctgcctccttcagcaaatcctacaggtgtgcgccaccacgaccggccttttctgtttcttgacaTGATTTCACCTGactcaggctggcatcaaactctaTAACTGAGATTGACCATGGACTTCACAATTTTCTGAAGATTAAGAAAAccgtttgggggctggagagctggctcg
Protein-coding sequences here:
- the Gpatch3 gene encoding G patch domain-containing protein 3, which gives rise to MATPREVDEESAVYLVVSGIPPGLRSAQLRNYFSQFREQRGGGFLCFHYRHRPERGPPQAAAPDAARAAPDPAAEDPDLTQTAAPDARAVPARNSAPVQSRTCCCVVSVPGVAQAQRLLRMYSGRRWLDSEGTWLPGRCLIRRLRIPTEASDLEPFPFKTRKELQSRKAANEAFTLSDLKQLPELNPPVLMPNGNVGTPLRVFLDLIRACRLPPRIITQLQLQFPKTGSSRRYGNVPFEYEDSETVEQEEHVYTAEGEEIPQETFLEEPPASLLDEPEDEGLQEEEESHSDDDDDRCEEWERHEALHEDVTRQERTTERLFEEEIELKWEKGGSGLVFYTDAQFWQEEEGDFDEQTADDWDVDMSVYYDKDGGDKDARDYVQMRLEQRLRGGQEDGSVIGRQVGAFEHHTKGIGRKVMERQGWAEGQGLGSRCSGVPEAPEGDGQHPRCKRGLGYHGEKLQPFGQLKRPRRTGLGLISTIYDEPLPQDETESLLRRQPPTSMKFRTDMTFVRGSSCALDRPLEPE